The DNA window TGTCAAACGAACGGGGCGGACACAACTGCTGGTGTCGTGCGCACCAACGAGCCGTCGAAAGGCGACGTCACGTCGTTTGGCGATGCCTTCGATGGGTTGAAGACCGTCAGCGACGTGGAATACTACGCTTCGGACCAGGCCGTGGCAGAAGCCAAGAACCAGTTCCGCGCGGAAAACTACGGCAATGCCGGCGCGCTGTTCTTCAAGGCGACGCAACTGGCCCCCAATGATGGTAACGCCTGGATGGGTTTGGCCGCTTCCTGCGATCGCATCCACCGTTTCGACCTCGCCGACCGGGCCTATGGCAGGGCTTTCAAGCTGGCTGGTGCTACGCCGGAATATTACAACAATGTCGGCTATTCCTACCTGCTGCGCGGCAAGCTGCAGGATGCACGCAGCAACTTCCTCAAGGCCTACGAACTGGCGCCCAACGATCCGACCGTGGCCAACAATCTGAAGCTGCTGTCGTCGAGCGTACAGAACATCGAGCGCTAGCATGTTGCTTATCGAGGTGTTCCTGCTGAAAGCACTCGCCATCCCCTTGCTGGCGAGGATTGCGTGGCTGGACTTCACGACACAGAAGATAGCCAACCGTGACGTGCTACTGCTGCTCTGCTTGGGAGGCGGATCGCTCTTGCTGCTGTCGCTCCAGTCCGGATCGTGGTGGGACATAGGGGCGAGCACGATCGCCGCGCTTGTTCTGTTCGTGGCGCTCTTCCCGTTTTGGCTGTTGCGAAAGGTCGGCGCGGGCGATGTCAAGCTGATGGCAGTCGTGCCGTTTCTGGTCGGCGGAAATGATCTCGTCGGGTTTTCTGTGTTGCTTCTGCTTTTCGCCCTCGCCACGGCCATGGTCGTGAAAAATCCCTTCTTGCTGCCGCAAGGGGCCTTCCGCCTTTACGTTCAACACCTTGATCGCAAGGGTGTAGTCCCGTTTGGCGTACCGATCTCAGTTGCTTCCATCTGCATGATTGCCTTGCAACTCGGA is part of the Mesorhizobium loti genome and encodes:
- a CDS encoding tetratricopeptide repeat protein, whose product is MTRPMRLAAAAILSMMTLAGCQTNGADTTAGVVRTNEPSKGDVTSFGDAFDGLKTVSDVEYYASDQAVAEAKNQFRAENYGNAGALFFKATQLAPNDGNAWMGLAASCDRIHRFDLADRAYGRAFKLAGATPEYYNNVGYSYLLRGKLQDARSNFLKAYELAPNDPTVANNLKLLSSSVQNIER
- a CDS encoding prepilin peptidase, with the protein product MLLIEVFLLKALAIPLLARIAWLDFTTQKIANRDVLLLLCLGGGSLLLLSLQSGSWWDIGASTIAALVLFVALFPFWLLRKVGAGDVKLMAVVPFLVGGNDLVGFSVLLLLFALATAMVVKNPFLLPQGAFRLYVQHLDRKGVVPFGVPISVASICMIALQLGYGFMTPGSLLMG